CCTATTGCGCCGAAAAGTCCTGGAAACAGTCTGACGCCGACCTGAATGCCGCTTACCAGACCGCCATGGCGACCATGCGCAGCATTGACGCCAATCTGCCTGACAACATGCAGGGCGGGGCCGATGCACTCCGTGACGCCCAGCGCTCATGGATTCCATATCGCGACAAAGCTTGCGAGGCCTATGGCTTTCTCGCCCGCGGCGGATCCATGGAACCAATGCTGATTTACGGCTGCCTGGCAACGCTGACCGTCAAGCGCACCGATGAACTGAATGAACTCGCCGAAGGTCTCGGCAACTGAAGATCCGCGCGGGGCCGCAAGGCTCTCGCAGCGACCAGGAGGACGTAAATGCCTTATAAAATGCCCCGCGCCGCCTATGCGGACATGTTCGGACCGACCACCGGCGATCGCCTTCGGCTCGCAGACACCGACCTCGTGATCGAAGTCGAAAAGGACTTCACCACCTACGGTGAAGAAGTGAAATTCGGCGGCGGTAAGGTGATCCGCGACGGCATGGGTCAGTCCCAGCATCCTCGCTCGGCCGGGGCTGTCGATACAGTCATCACCAATGCCTTGATTATCGATCACTGGGGCATCGTGAAGGCAGACGTCGGACTGAAGGACGGTCGCATCGTCGCAATCGGCAAGGCAGGCAACCCGGATGTTCAGCCTGGTGTCGACATCATCGTGGGACCGGGCACGGAAGCCATTGCAGGGGAGGGCAAGATCCTGACCGCGGGTGCGCTCGACGTGCATATTCACTTCATTTGCCCTCAGCAAATCGAAGAAGCCCTCATGTCCGGCGTCACGACCATGCTTGGCGGTGGCACAGGTCCGGCAACGGGCACCAACGCCACCACCTGCACGCCAGGTCCCTGGCACATCACGCGCATGCTGCAGGCCGCGGACAGCTTCCCCATGAACCTGGCGTTTGCCGGCAAGGGGAATGCCTCACTTCCCGCAGGCCTGGAAGAACAGATCCTTGCAGGTGCGTGCGCCCTCAAGCTGCACGAGGACTGGGGCACAACACCGGCGGCCATCGACACATGCCTCTCGGTCGCTGACGAGTACGATATCCAAGTGATGATCCACACGGACACGCTGAACGAAAGCGGGTTTGTCGAAAACACCACCGAAGCGTTCAAGAACCGCACGATCCACGCCTTTCATACGGAAGGGGCCGGCGGCGGCCACGCGCCGGATATCATCAAGGTTTGCGGCGAGCTGAACGTCCTGCCGTCTTCGACCAATCCGACCCGGCCTTACACCGTCAATACGCTTGAAGAGCATCTCGATATGCTCATGGTTTGTCACCATCTCGACAAATCCATTCCGGAAGACGTTGCCTTTGCCGAAAGCCGGATCCGCAAGGAAACCATTGCCGCAGAAGACATTCTGCACGACATGGGAGCCTTCTCGATCATCGCCTCCGACAGTCAGGCAATGGGCCGTGTTGGCGAAGTGATCATCCGCACAATGCAGACCGCTCACAAAATGAAGTCACAACGCGGCCGTCTGAGCGAAGAAACCGGTGAGAACGACAACCATCGCGTCAAACGCTACATGTCGAAGATCACCATCAACCCGGCGATTGCCCATGGTCTTGATGAGCATATCGGCTCGGTTGAAGTCGGCAAACTTGCCGATCTCGTGCTGTGGGATCCGAAGTTTTTCGGCGTAAAGCCGGACATGGTGCTGAAGCTCGGCACGATCGCAGCCGCACCCATGGGCGATCCAAATGCTTCCATCCCGACACCGCAACCGGTCCATTACCGCCCCATGTTTGGTGCTTACGGCAAGGCGATGACCCAAAGCCGCGTTACCTTTGTCTCCAAAGCTGCCTTCGATCACGGCGTCAAGGACAAGGCCGGGCTCGACAGCCTGGTTCTGCCGGTCAAAAACGTGCGCGGCGGTATCTCGAAAAAATCCATGGTGCTCAACGACGCAACACCTGAGATCGAGGTTCATCCCGAGACCTATGAGGTCCGCGCCAACGGCGAACTGCTGACCTGTGAACCCGCTGAAGTGCTCCCCATGGCCCAGCGCTACTTCCTGTTCTAGAGTCACGCCCGACAAAAGCCGAAAAGAACGATCGATCGGGAGAGAGACAGGAAATGTACAAGGTAATCGGGACACTGCAGTCGCGGGCGCTGCGGGTGCTTTGGCTTTTGGAGGAGCTCGGTGAGGCCTATGTCCATGATGCGGCCAATCCGCAGTCTGATGCCATCCGTGCCGTCAATCCGGCCGGCAAGATCCCTGTGTTGATCGACGGTGATACAGTACTGACGGATTCGATCGCCATATGCACTTACCTTGCGGACAAACACGGCAAGATAACCTTTCCGGCTGGTACCATTGACCGCGCACGGCAGGACAGCTTCACCCAGTTCGCTGTAGATGAGCTGGAAGGCGCGCTTTGGACAGCTGCCAAGAACTCTTTCATTCATCCCAAAGACATGCGTGTCCCGGACATCAAGGCCGTCTGCAAGGCCGAGTTCTCCAGGGCACTCACGACTCTGGAAACCCGCCTGGGGGACGGCCCCTATGTCATGGGTGAGACCTTCACCATCGCCGACATCATCATCGGGCATTGTTCCGGCTGGGCGGTCGTCGCAAAGTTCGACCAACCCATGGAAGGGCCTGTCGCCGCCTATTTCAAGCGCTTGCGTGAGCGGCCTGCGTTCAAGGCAATGATAGCCAAACTCAAAGAGGCCTCATGATCCGCATCGCTGACATTCTTGCTGCTGGAACCTGGGACGGTGAGCCTGCAGAGACGATCACTCTGGACAGGGAAGACCGGCATCGACGCAGAGCTGTTCTGACCGGGTCAGGCGGCACCGCGTTCCTGCTCGACCAGCCCAATGCAGTGCATCTGCACCATGGTGACGGACTTCAGTTGGAAGATGGCCGCATCGTCGAAGTTGTCGGGGCCTCCGAAGAACTGGTCGAGATCGAGGCGGAGGACATGGGTCATCTGGTCAAGATCGCTTGGCATCTGGGCAACCGGCATCTGCCGACGCAATTGATGGGACAAACCCTGCGGATCCGCCGGGACCATGTCATCGAAGATCTTGTTGTCCGCCTTGGCGGCAAATTGACATTTCTGCGCGCGCCATTTGATCCGGAGGGTGGCGCCTATGGCCATGGCCAAACCCACGGACATGATCACGGGCACGAAAGTCACCATCATGGACACTCGCATGACCACTGATGCGGTGTCTTCCGCAGCGCTCTATCGCCTGCTCGCCTTTCTCTCTCCTGCCTTTCCGATTGGTTCCTATACCTATAGCCACGGTCTGGAGCAGGTGATCGAGGAGGGAGAGGTCACGGACGCTCAAAGCCTAAAGATCTGGCTTGGGGAGGTCCTGCGCTTTGGTGCCGGCCGCAGCGACATCATCCTTGCCAAAGAAACGATGCTTGCAGCGATGCGCGACGACAAAGCAGCCGTTTGTGACCTGATCGATCTTGGCCTCGCCCTGCAGCCCTCCAGGGAGCGCCATCTGGAAACCAGCGCACAGGGCACAGCCTTTATCGATGCGGTTGTGAAGGCCTGGTTACCAGAGGGCGACAGTCCGGCCGCTCGTGTATTTGCAAGTCTCACTGATATTTCGTCCCCGAACGCACCAAAGTCTTGGCCTTATCCGGTCGCAGTCGGACTGACCGCGGCCGCTTGGAACCTTCCCACCGACGCAACGGCAACAGGACTGCTCCACGCCTTCAGTACAAACATCATTTCGGCTGCGGTCCGGGCGGTTCCACTTGGACAAAGCGACGGTCAGCGCGTTTTGGCGGCGCTGGAAGAAACAATCGCTGAAGTGACCCGGGAGGCACTCGATGCCGGTCTGGACGAACTCGGCACCTGCAGTTTTTTGGCCGACATTGCGTCCATGGCCCATGAAACAAAATACTCGAGGTTGTTCCGCTCATGAATTCTTCAAACGGTGCTTTGCGTGTTGGAATTGGCGGCCCGGTCGGATCCGGCAAGACCACTTTGACCGACAAGCTTTGCAAGGCGATGCGCGATCAGTACTCGCTCGCCGTCATTACCAATGACATCTACACCAGTGAAGACGCCGAGGCGTTGATGCGATCTCAGGCGCTCTCCAGCGATCGCATTCGCGGTGTGGAAACTGGCGGTTGCCCGCATACGGCCATTCGTGAAGACGCATCCATCAATCTGGCCGCCGTCGCCGATCTCAATCAAGCGTTTCCCGATCTCGATCTCATTCTGATTGAGTCTGGCGGCGACAATCTCGCAGCGACGTTCTCGCCGGAACTGGCAGATCTGACCATCTATGTCATCGATGTGGCCGCGGGCGAGGAAATCCCGCGCAAGGGTGGTCCGGGCATCACTCGCTCGGATTTGCTGGTCATCAACAAGACCGATCTGGCCCCCCATGTAGGCGCTGATCTCTCCGTGATGGATCGCGACGCAACGAAAATGCGTAAGGAGCGGCCCTTTGTTTTTGCAAATACGAAAGCTGGGGCAGGGGTTCAGGAAATCGTGCAATTCATCATCGAAAAAGGCGGGCTCTAGGGTCATCGTTCAAGCACCTGTGAGGATCATGAAATTAAATTCGCGTCCCGTTCAGCCGAGTTGCAATAAAATCCAAATCTGACTTAAGTCATCACTCATTGATCGAAAGGGGAGACCGATCATGATGTTCGACGGTATCAATCTCTTGGCGGTGCTGGCCGCTGCCGCTGGCTCATTTGTGTTTGGCGCAATCTGGTATGGCGCGCTTGGCAAGGCATGGATGAAGGCGGCAAGCCTGTCACCTGAACAGACAAAGCCGGCTCCAGTGACAATGGCCCTCGCCTTTGCCTGCCAGTTCTTGATGGCCTTCGTCCTGGCCGGCGTGATCTACCACGTTGGCGGAACGAACCTGAATACCGGCCTTATCTCCGCGGGAATGGTTTGGACTGGCTTCATTTTGACCAGCCAGATCGTCAATCACCGTTTTCAGGGTGCGCCCTGGTCGCTGACCTTGATCGATTGCGGCCATTGGCTCGGAGTCTTGATGCTTCACGGCACCATCATAGGCCTGATTGGCTAGGCCTCTTCGACCAAGGTTGACGCCTACGAAAGTACCAACCCTTGCGTATGGACGCTGTGTCGGTGCATGCGCATAATGTCGCCGACAACGTCGGGTCTGCCGTTTGGGCACGCGCCCTTTTAGTGATGTCTGGGAGGTTATCACATGTCGGACAATGTATTCCCCGTGCCTGCTGAGGTCGCGGGGCGGGCTCATGTGGACAATGCGAAGTACCTGGAGATGTACAAGCGGTCGGTCGAGGACCCCGAAGGGTTCTGGGGCGAGCATGGCAAGCGCGTCGACTGGATCAAGCCTTACACCAAGGTGAAAAACACCTCCTACGACTACCACAACGTGGACATCAAGTGGTTCGAGGATGGAACCCTTAACGTGTCGACCAACTGTGTGGACCGGCATCTGGAGACCCGTGGCGACCAGCCCGCAATCATTTGGGAAGGCGACGATCCGAGCGAAAGCAAGGTCATCACCTACAAGCAGCTTCATCACGAAGTGAATGTCTTCGCCAACGTCCTGCATTCCCAGGGTGTCAAGAAGGGGGATCGCGTCACGCTCTACCTTCCGATGATCCCCGAGGCGGCCTATGCGATGCTCGCCTGCGCGCGCATCGGAGCGGTTCACTCCATCGTCTTTGGCGGATTCTCACCAGACAGTCTTGCCCAGCGCATCGAAGGCTGTGACAGCAAGTGCATCGTGACCGCTGATGAAGGCCTGCGCGGCGGACGCAAGGTTCCCTTAAAAGCCAACGTTGACAAGGCAGTCGAGAAGGCACCGGTCGACAGCGTCATTGTGGTCAAGCGCACCGGTGGCGACATCACCATGCAGGACGGTCGCGACGTCTGGTATCATGAAGAAGCCGACCGGGTTTCAGATAACTGCGCGCCCGTGGAAATGAACGCGGAAGATCCGCTGTTTATTCTCTATACCTCTGGCTCCACGGGCCAGCCCAAAGGTGTTCTGCACACGACCGGCGGCTATCTCGTCTACGCCTCGATGACCCATCAATATGTCTTCGACTATCATGATGGCGACGTCTACTGGTGTACGGCAGATGTGGGCTGGGTCACCGGCCACAGCTACATCGTCTATGGACCGCTGGCCAACGGTGCGACGACCCTGATGTTTGAAGGCGTGCCGACCTATCCGGGACCCGGCCGTTTTTGGGAAGTTTGCGACAAGCACAACGTCAACATCTTCTACACGGCCCCAACGGCCATTCGCGCACTCATGGGCGCTGGCGACGAACACGTCACCGCTACGTCGCGCAAATCCTTGCGGCTGCTGGGCTCCGTCGGTGAGCCAATCAATCCGGAAGCTTGGAACTGGTACTACAATGTGGTGGGCGAAAAGCGCTGCCCCATCGTCGACACCTGGTGGCAGACCGAAACCGGC
This sequence is a window from Labrenzia sp. CE80. Protein-coding genes within it:
- the acs gene encoding acetate--CoA ligase; this encodes MSDNVFPVPAEVAGRAHVDNAKYLEMYKRSVEDPEGFWGEHGKRVDWIKPYTKVKNTSYDYHNVDIKWFEDGTLNVSTNCVDRHLETRGDQPAIIWEGDDPSESKVITYKQLHHEVNVFANVLHSQGVKKGDRVTLYLPMIPEAAYAMLACARIGAVHSIVFGGFSPDSLAQRIEGCDSKCIVTADEGLRGGRKVPLKANVDKAVEKAPVDSVIVVKRTGGDITMQDGRDVWYHEEADRVSDNCAPVEMNAEDPLFILYTSGSTGQPKGVLHTTGGYLVYASMTHQYVFDYHDGDVYWCTADVGWVTGHSYIVYGPLANGATTLMFEGVPTYPGPGRFWEVCDKHNVNIFYTAPTAIRALMGAGDEHVTATSRKSLRLLGSVGEPINPEAWNWYYNVVGEKRCPIVDTWWQTETGGILITPLPGATALKPGSATRPFFGVQPAIVDAEGQFLEGATEGNLVITDSWPGQMRSVYGDHERFVQTYFATYKGLYFTGDGCRRDEDGYYWITGRVDDVINVSGHRMGTAEVESALVAHQKVSEAAVVGYPHDIKGQGIYAYVTLMEGEEPTDDLKKELVKHVRSEIGPIASPDLIQFSPGLPKTRSGKIMRRILRKIAEDSFDNLGDTSTLADPAVVDDLIDNRQNRG
- a CDS encoding urease accessory protein UreF translates to MAKPTDMITGTKVTIMDTRMTTDAVSSAALYRLLAFLSPAFPIGSYTYSHGLEQVIEEGEVTDAQSLKIWLGEVLRFGAGRSDIILAKETMLAAMRDDKAAVCDLIDLGLALQPSRERHLETSAQGTAFIDAVVKAWLPEGDSPAARVFASLTDISSPNAPKSWPYPVAVGLTAAAWNLPTDATATGLLHAFSTNIISAAVRAVPLGQSDGQRVLAALEETIAEVTREALDAGLDELGTCSFLADIASMAHETKYSRLFRS
- the ureG gene encoding urease accessory protein UreG, whose product is MNSSNGALRVGIGGPVGSGKTTLTDKLCKAMRDQYSLAVITNDIYTSEDAEALMRSQALSSDRIRGVETGGCPHTAIREDASINLAAVADLNQAFPDLDLILIESGGDNLAATFSPELADLTIYVIDVAAGEEIPRKGGPGITRSDLLVINKTDLAPHVGADLSVMDRDATKMRKERPFVFANTKAGAGVQEIVQFIIEKGGL
- a CDS encoding urease accessory protein UreE, which produces MIRIADILAAGTWDGEPAETITLDREDRHRRRAVLTGSGGTAFLLDQPNAVHLHHGDGLQLEDGRIVEVVGASEELVEIEAEDMGHLVKIAWHLGNRHLPTQLMGQTLRIRRDHVIEDLVVRLGGKLTFLRAPFDPEGGAYGHGQTHGHDHGHESHHHGHSHDH
- a CDS encoding glutathione S-transferase family protein encodes the protein MYKVIGTLQSRALRVLWLLEELGEAYVHDAANPQSDAIRAVNPAGKIPVLIDGDTVLTDSIAICTYLADKHGKITFPAGTIDRARQDSFTQFAVDELEGALWTAAKNSFIHPKDMRVPDIKAVCKAEFSRALTTLETRLGDGPYVMGETFTIADIIIGHCSGWAVVAKFDQPMEGPVAAYFKRLRERPAFKAMIAKLKEAS
- the ureC gene encoding urease subunit alpha, yielding MPYKMPRAAYADMFGPTTGDRLRLADTDLVIEVEKDFTTYGEEVKFGGGKVIRDGMGQSQHPRSAGAVDTVITNALIIDHWGIVKADVGLKDGRIVAIGKAGNPDVQPGVDIIVGPGTEAIAGEGKILTAGALDVHIHFICPQQIEEALMSGVTTMLGGGTGPATGTNATTCTPGPWHITRMLQAADSFPMNLAFAGKGNASLPAGLEEQILAGACALKLHEDWGTTPAAIDTCLSVADEYDIQVMIHTDTLNESGFVENTTEAFKNRTIHAFHTEGAGGGHAPDIIKVCGELNVLPSSTNPTRPYTVNTLEEHLDMLMVCHHLDKSIPEDVAFAESRIRKETIAAEDILHDMGAFSIIASDSQAMGRVGEVIIRTMQTAHKMKSQRGRLSEETGENDNHRVKRYMSKITINPAIAHGLDEHIGSVEVGKLADLVLWDPKFFGVKPDMVLKLGTIAAAPMGDPNASIPTPQPVHYRPMFGAYGKAMTQSRVTFVSKAAFDHGVKDKAGLDSLVLPVKNVRGGISKKSMVLNDATPEIEVHPETYEVRANGELLTCEPAEVLPMAQRYFLF
- a CDS encoding lysozyme inhibitor LprI family protein; amino-acid sequence: MKNGLLALAGLALMTSTVGLNAQDNIDCGYPLNQMEMTYCAEKSWKQSDADLNAAYQTAMATMRSIDANLPDNMQGGADALRDAQRSWIPYRDKACEAYGFLARGGSMEPMLIYGCLATLTVKRTDELNELAEGLGN
- a CDS encoding DUF1761 domain-containing protein; translation: MMFDGINLLAVLAAAAGSFVFGAIWYGALGKAWMKAASLSPEQTKPAPVTMALAFACQFLMAFVLAGVIYHVGGTNLNTGLISAGMVWTGFILTSQIVNHRFQGAPWSLTLIDCGHWLGVLMLHGTIIGLIG